From the genome of Syngnathoides biaculeatus isolate LvHL_M chromosome 15, ASM1980259v1, whole genome shotgun sequence:
ACAATCGTCGTTTTCCTGTTAATGGCGACGTCAAAGTGGACCTTGTCTGCTTCTCTTTTTCCTGTCGTTTCACACATTGagaagcatttttgttgttgtccgtcgtttgttgcttttttttttttttaatgtatgattatatatatatatatatatatatatatatatttattttttttttaaatttgaccaTGTTTGTGTTTGCAGTCTCCCGCTTCATGGGCTCGTCGCCGGGCATGAACATGGGCGGCGTGGGCGCCGTGGGGGCCATGGGCGGCATGGGCGGCCTGGGCTCCCTGGCGGAGGCGCACGCCAAGGCCGGCGTGCACGGCTCGCTGAGCGCTGCGCCGCGGCGCAAACGGCGCGTCCTCTTCTCGCAGGCGCAAGTCTACGAACTGGAGCGCCGCTTCAAGCAGCAGAAGTACCTGTCGGCCCCCGAACGCGAGCACCTGGCCAGCATGATCCACCTGACGCCCACGCAGGTGAAGATCTGGTTCCAGAACCACCGCTACAAGATGAAGCGGCAGGCCAAGGACAAGGTGTCCCAGCAGCAGCTTCAGCACCAGGAGGGGGGGTCGTGcagccagcagcagcagcagcagcagcaacagtcCCCCCGCAGGGTGGCGGTTCCGGTTCTGGTCAAGGACGGCAAGCCGTGCCAAGGCAGCGGACCCGCCGCGGCGCAACAGCATCAGCACCAACAACACCAACACCAGCACCAGCACCAGCACCAACAACACcacgcccacccccacccccacccccacccccacccgcacCCGCAGCAAGCAGCCAACGTCATGCTCATGTCCGGCCAGCAACAGCAGCCGCAGCAGGTGGAGGGCCACTCCCCGGACCTGCAGGGGGGGCCTCCGCTCTCGGCCAGCCCCCCCGCGCTCCTCCACAGCCAAGTGGCCGGACTGTCGCACCTCAACTCCCCCGCGGCGGGGGGCGAGTACGGATCGGCGCTGCAGTGCTCGGCGCTCTTGTACGGCAGGACGTGGTGACCGCCGCCaaggaaaaagggaaaaagcgccccgaaaaaaataaaaacaaagacgcacagcaaagcaaacaaacaaaaaaaaaaaaacaacaacaaaagaaaaaaaaatttgggggcCCCGAGCTGGACgacccccaaacacacacacacaatgtgcgATTCTTTTATGTAAATGAGCCGAAGGGTAAAAGTCCTTTCAACGGACTTCATCAAAACTCAAATTTATCATTTGGGATTTTGGTGAGGGGtgtgtgtgacgtcacatttCAAATCACGTGCAACAGATGCAGACGAACCAACgaagtagccccccccccccactttgctTTTTGGGGGCATGGAAGAAAAAACGACgaggaaaaagaagacagcAGCTCGATTggtgtacagttttttttttctcttctgttGTTGTTCGTTTGGTATTTGTACGTTTATATGTAACTTATAGATATTTGACTTACcattaaaagaagaaaacaaacaaacaaaaaaaaaaacggtcctATTAATAAATTATGGAAAGATAACTCCCTCCCTCATTTGTGGAATATATCCTCAGCCTTCATATGCCGGACGAGAAAATATAAGCCCAATTGAAGGAATGATGAGCACGCCTGGCTTGGGTGCGGGCAgcctgggatcgattcccgctcagtgatgatgttgatgtGTGACTGGCGACCACCTTAGAGTgcggtccgcctttcgcccgaaccctgacccttctgaggataagcggcttggaaaatgggtggatggacggTGACAAATAATATGTCACGTATTTAAGAGAAGtggttttatttgtattttgttctgCCTCATAATGCACTCGTTCAATACAAATCTATTCACATCGTATTAGTTCTATTTTTCATGTAGattttaattttccattaaaaacatttctatcacagtattaaatataaaaacgCCATTAATAGAAACGtcacattttatatttgaaaacattttctagGTCCAGCGTCAAAATACTTCTACCtgttcataaaacaaaacaaactgcacaaaaatatatttatacacaatACATATTCACTATTGCAATCATACCTTTAGTTATCAATTTTCAAAGACAAcaatttctattttgtttttgttttgttgttgacgACCtgggcctggaaaaaaaaacatttgaacgtGAAAAAGTAATGATTAAATAGCGCAGTTGATTATTAAATAAGATTTTAACAATCGACTAAAATAGAACAATTTTGTAAGTCATctgcaactattttttttaaaccatcgcCTTACTTAAATTatggaaaaatgtttgttttttttccatgtccttGATGGCATATTTTGTCACAACCGAACCCTGTAAAACATATAATATTACATACATAAAACACAaatgataaatatttgaaataataatgtcGTAATAGTGTTAGCCcccgccctccccccgcgccatGTCAGAGGTCGTTTGAATTGCGTTGAATGATTTGCTGAGAACAAGCAAAGTAACTCACAAAGGCCCGACACGAGCGGCCAGCAAATAGTCGGTGCATTCTTGCAGCAAATAGTCAGTGCAGCTTTCTTTGTGTTGGGGCTGCTCCGTTTGCTCAGtaaacttcagatttttttttttttttttcctttcgactcattttttttggggggggagggggggattactacgtgtgcgcgcgtgtgtgagTCAGCACACATCAAAcgagattttttgttttgtttttttaaccaagcttATCATGTCCAAACTTCATTTTATCACCAATCAATCACCGCAATTGAATGGGAGAGATTAGTAAGAGGCCTCAATGACaaatttttcgtttgtttgttttttttccacaccaggctttgtattttttttgttttttatctttTCGTTAACGTTTAaaatcaaatgtgtgtgtgtgtatatatatatatatatatatatatatacacatacatatggggggggggcacaatttagtttttccacgatctgaccacaaagctgtAATAATGACGAAGGGGAGGGTGTGTttgggcggggggtgggggggggggtcgtcagTCACTCTCCCCCCACCTAACAATGTGGTTGCCAGGCAACGCGGCTGGCGGCGGGTCGTGTAATTTCAGGTTGGAAATAGCTTTCCAATTCCGCGTCGCCGCATTCTCCGGGTGCAAAATGACCGCCCTGCCCAGCTGACTCATAAGCACgacggcacttttttttttttttttgctgactccTAATCACAACTTGGCCTCGTTGCCGCCATCGATCCACTTTTCAAATCTTGCCTCAATTTCACCATTTTAATTTCAATGGCACTGTGCCAGGGCTGGCCGCATATGGAAAAATGGAGGGGGCGGCACTTTTACCAGCTTTTATTTAATTAACACACTAAAGCGATCCAGCTGTGTTTTCTAGGTAAAGCTATAATAACTATATTTAAagatatttactgtatatgtttaaAACCAGCGAGGTGACAAAGCAAAAAGTCAAAAGATTTTGCAGGACGACCGGTTGTGTTTGGTAGCAAAGCAGGAGCATTTAGACTCACCGAATGGCGTGCGATTGGTTGAAAATGAGGAAGTGAGGGatgaatttcttcttcttcttctcttctcctGTCTTGCTAGCTAATGCAGAAAGTAAATCGTGTAGGAAAATGGAAGGAAGCAACATGGGCCGtggcaaatgtttatttcagtCTACACTGAGGGGccactgaaaaaaatggaaggctGGCCACCAATGGCCCCCGGGGCTCATTTTGGACACCACTGCCCAATACAAGCCTTTCATGCATAgattttgggttaaaaaaaaataataataactcagtcctttcatttttattttactaataATTTCTCCATGTGGCACAATCcacatttttgaaagaaaaaaaattgtactaaaAATCAAGggtgtcaaatatttttggttGCAGCCGCGTTGTCGGTAGAGTTTCCCCTCAAAGGCTTCCGATGACagtaaaagtagaaaaatgttTAATGGCATCATTATCAAATGGATGAATAACTACATTTCAAATCAGAAGTCAGAGGATTAAAGTTTATCCACGtatttttgaaattattgaaACGGCATTTGggaacacacaaataaaaaaaacaatagaaatgatttgaaattttggctcagatttgaacaaaactcATGTAATATTCATTTCACGCTCCACAAACTTATTTGGAAGGCCGGATGTGACCCCCACTCTGCTGGTTTGACACCCATTTACTAATTAGATTAGATTGATTGATCAAAAGATGGAAAACCTGAATATTGccacatgtctttttttttttttttaaatccaaaaagaatacaaataaagccatgacattaaaataaaataatacttttgctcaatgtttattttgttttcagaacTACAATTATAACACTATCATGTGATTGTCGAGTAATTGTTTTCTGACAAAACCTGACCgtcccccaaaaatataataTCGCTTTTTGAATAATGTTCATGCAGAATTGACGAAAAGCCAACTGATTTAAAGTTGTAGCAACGCAGGCTACGCTAACAGCAAAGCTAATCACTAACTgattccgattctgattctgttgaTGAGCAAGCCAATTTGGAAGAAGAGTCAAGCAAATTTGACCCAATCCTTGCGAATTACTGCTTTTTTCGAGGTATGGCGCTGGATTTTATGTATGAACAAAgagcttgttacttttttttccccttctacAAATTCCGTAGCAAACTTGGGGCGcaatcaaatacttttttggggaACGGATATTTGTCTCTTTGGGGTTAAAGTGCTGGATTTGGGAACgactcaaccttttttttttttttttttaggccattTCCAAAACGTCCCGTTTTTCCCTCACTACTTTTGTCGCAAGGGCTTAGAAAATCCTACAAACAATTTTCAACAGCTGGCTCTTGAAAGTTAAAAGCCAGTTAGCTTGCAAAATGTGCGTTTCTTCACTAATTCCTTTGGAAACTTGTGGAAAATCCGAGTAAATGACTTTGACAAGCGGCTGTTCATCGTTACGGCCAGGCCGAGTTTGACCGCGGAGCGCCAATGAACTCCCCAAATGTGTCTGCAAACTTGTACTCAACTCTTGTGTCGCGCAATTCAGGCGAGAAAATTGTTCGTTTGAGCACGAATGCCGCCCGCACCATCAAATTGCTGCAAGCTGCCGCCGCCCGAAGCTAACCGAGTGCCGCTTCTTTACTCCCAGCTACGCCAACGCTGGCGTCGTCGATCGTGGTGTCGCGTGTGCCCTCGGACCGGCCTCGCTGTTGCACACATCTTGCGGCTTGTCCGTGTCGCACAGGCGGACGTTTACGTAAGTCTCATTTCGATATTTTGACAATCTGCCCCGCACAGGCAAAAAAACGGATTAGCCTCGGATGTGCTACATGCTACCGATGTTATCGTCTGCTAAGTAAAATTCATGTCGCAGCTGAGCGCCATTTCCTGTGCTCTGATTATTGTCACGCTTGTTTTCCATCTACCGTATATTTgaagtaaaataaagtaaaactactcatACTTTCACACTTGTTTGTAGTCAAGCTTCGCCGCTCACGTCTACGCGAGTAATTTTTCTCTTCTTCGGTGGtaattcttcttctcctccaaaTGCACCAGGCGTGCGCCCGAAGTTCTGCCAGCGTGCAAAAGATCGTCCGGCTCGAGTTTTCGACGATGCTTCTGGAAAGACTTCTAGCTCACGCTGGGCCAAATGCACAGATCTTCCTGGGAGGATGCAAGgaagtaaggaaggaaggaaggaaggaaggaaggaaataatGAAGGGAAATGtgaagagggagagagaaaaggAAGGTAGGAAAGTCCTCACAGCCACTTTTAGGTCAAGAAACCCAAAGCCACACTTGCACTCCAAAGCGTAATCTGAAACCTTAATCAAGCCTTGCTTGAAACACTCCAAAGTCCGACCTGAAACCGGTTCTACAACCCCGAACTAACCCAGACTGAGACCGAGTCGAGGAAGAGGAGTCGGCGCCAATAAGCGCAAATGCAATCAATTGCGAGCAATTAGCACGCGCAGACACCACAAGCGTGCGTTCCGCTCAAACGTGCAGGCGAGCCCCCCCCGGGAAAGGTCGCAGTCGGGGGTCCATTGGGGGCCGACGAGCCGTGACAAACCGGGTTAAGTGCGACGCCTTCTCTCTCGGGCTCCCGCGGAGACGACGGCACGTCTGCTGCGACGGAATGCGCTAAAGCGCGTTTCAGTCGACGGCCGGGGACGGACCCCGTTCGGGCGACAGACCGCGGCCGGGGACGGACCCCGTTCGGGCGACAGACCGCACCCGATGATGAACCCCGTTCGGGCGACAGACCGCGGCCGGGGACGGACCCCGTCCGGGCGACAAAGTGCAGTCGGAGGCGAACCCCTTTCGGGCGACAATCCGCAGCTGGGGACGGACCCCCTTCGGGCGACAAACCGCAGCTGGGGACGGACCCCATTCGGGCGACAAACCGCGTCCGATCGCCTCGGCTGCAAATTAGTGTCAGACGGAAAATAAGCCAAATGTTGCGACTTCCTTGGCGGGTGCCCAAAGCCAACACGAAAAGCAAAAAGTTTTCGACCTTTTGTTACGTtagtgaaacacaaaaatacattaaatatcatAATTCATATAAAGTTGAGAAACCAGTTAAGAAAATATGAGTTCAATAATTCATTGATGCGCAGGATTCATGTAATTGACTGTAATGTTATCGTTTAAAAAGTgcttcattgaaatgaattttcatttcatgaaaTGTAGTAAATGTAACATGATTTTACGACATGATATTCATCTTTTATGGAAACAGCACGACGCAGTACACTACAACCGCAGCAACAAAAGTCGACTTTAAATGACAAACGGTGTCGATTGTCGATTACATTTTGGCACATTACTCGCACGGGATTTCATTTTCCCACGACGTCGTCCGCAGGCGGCACGTCGCgagtggatgaaaaatgaatggaccTCAGTTCCTCTGAGGGGGCCGAAACCGGCCCACGGGCTGCAGGTTTCTCACACATCAGTGAACGACGCGCTCACAATACGCAATCAagatccaccccccccccccgccccccacccgaAATATGACAGCTTAATAAGGTCGGGCCGGACCGCCGTCACGATCGGCGCAAACGTCCGTTTAACCCCCgagcggaccccccccccccccccacgttcgAGGTAAATAGGGTCCCGCGCATTATTAGGACCTGTTGAGACTTCACATATTTTCTTCTACAGCTTGCAGGGGATTAGGTGGGGGTGATGTTtgacccccaccacccccccaagcccccccgccccccaccacacacacctcctcctccctccattGCCTTAATGAAATATGTCATTAGGAGGAATTCATGTGACACAAAAGGGGCGACAGTCAAGGGAGGGCGGGGGGCGAGGGGGCTCGCCTAATTATATAGTTTGCCCTGGCAGCGGCTGCAGGCAGGTGGCCGGTCCATCATGCaaatggcggcggcggccggcgCAATTAGCCTCTGGCAGCCGCCTCAATTAACAATTAGCTAACGTGCAATTGGAGCGCGCGACGCCCCCGCCGTCTCCTTTTAGACGCGATTGTCACTGCGCGCTTTTCCAATTGCTCAGTAGGACGCGCGCTTTTCTTAAATGTGGTCAATTTACAGGCTCGGTGAACGGAAGTCGACaagctgcgggggggggggggtgttaacgccgccccccccccctgcgcaAAAGAACAACTTTTTCAAGTGTTTTCAAAGGAGGAAGTTTAACATTCACTTTCAACTGCTAAAAAAATGGTGATTGTACCTGCACGAATGGATAAAAACgctgaaaaatattgaatatcCCTTGAAAAGACACGGCGGAACCTTGAAGGTTCCTTGGAGGCCCTTCAATTCGTCGTTTGATggacatttgggggggggggggacgacaccTCGAGATGAATAAAACGCCACAAAATGTGGCGATATGTGTTTTTCAacgcactgaaaaaaaaagtcataaccACTGAAAAGTAGGAATATTATGGAAAAATATCTGCCGCtagtatttgaatttgaaatgtaaagtcatcacattttcaattgtcatATTTCggtgtaacttttcaacgttaacaattcaaccggctacaattcgctgtctgaaattcaccgccTGTGccgccaggcagggttacttcaggtcagaaccgaacagccagccaatcacagtcacCCTTTCTTACTATGCgacgtcatgtgactaagaaagcgtaactgccaTTGGCGGTTCGGTTCTGGCCTGATGTAACCCTGCCTGGCgacacagacggtgaattttagacaacgaattggagccagttgaattgtcatgtcattacccaagccgcttatcctcacaagggtcatagaaaagttggagcctatcccagctagcttcaggcgaaaaagcagactgcaccctgaactggtcgccagtcagtcgcaggggagATAGACACCGCcaactgagcgggaattgatcgcatgctgcccgcaccaaggGCAGgcgtgtgaaccactacaccatcagcaaccagttgaattgttaacatcgAAATGCAACTatcgaaaatgtgatcactttacatttcaaattcaaatcccggcggcGCATTTTTACTTCCATGGAATctccacattttgtttgtttgcattttggcattcaaaaaaaagaagcaagaatacatttttactgtccaaaaaaaatgtaaaaaaaattgtaaaatttgagttgtgttgtttttcagttGCATACTTGACGATGAACGTACCAAGATGCGAGTTTCATTCTccctccaccccaaaaaaaaaaaaaagaagatttttatgattataaATTGTTGCTTTTCCTGCTTTTTGAAAAACTAATTGTGACATTCGGGGATCCAAATATTCTCCGCGAAGTACAGCACACTTTATCAACCCTCACGGCTCCAGAAGTGGACTTTGAGCGACTTTGGCAGACCACACGCTGAAGACCTGAAGACATTCAGGTTCTGCCTTTCTAACCCTTACACcgccaagccccccccccccccccccccactagcAGCCCTTCGCCGGCCCCCCGCTCCCTCCCCGGCCCACCCACACGCTCTCATTATTCTTGCTGGCCTCCGACATGACACGGGAACAAAGTAGACATTAAGCGACATTAAAGCCGGGGATAGAAGTAATCAGGAAGCCGTTATCTCTTAATGAAGCCAAACACATGCGCGGCGATACACACAGGCGCTAATCaatagagcccccccccccccggacaaAGGGGGGAAGGCGGTGTTAGGGTAGGCTGGGGTCGGTctctgccaccccccccccctctcccctccCACAAATCAATTACAATGCTTGTTTGCTTTGACAGTCTATTTCCATGAATTAGGTGTTCATTAAAAGCAATTTGTGGAGACAAGGCCAAGAAGGCCCGTCTTGCATGGAGGGGAGCTTAATGGATTAGACAAGATTTGAAaatataacccccccccccccccccccccgtcccccatcACCCCCTCAACTGGACAGCACATTCACAAACAAAGTACAACACTTGCAGATCGGAATTCGCATTTCAGCGTTAACTCTGATTCTTCTGCATTAAAActcttgaaaaatacattttgcatgtttttattaaatacataaaaatgaacaaaatgtacagaaaaacgCCCTTGAAGTTGTCATTTGAGCTCAATTATGCCAAATATAACATTTGGTGGATGGAGACTTTGCCATCTTGACCTCCGCTTTTTGCGATCGCACTGTATCAAAGAGTTTTAAATTCTGCATTTCCTCCTCTatattgtgcagtttttttgCGATATCGCACGATGTCCAAAGTTTTGGatcttttcacatttcaaaaatagaAGATAAAAGTGCAACGTGTCTACTGCGAAGCTGAACCGGCTGACGGAACGGCACGAGCGGATTCAAATTTGACGGCTAACGTCTCCGTTAACACGGAGGACTGGCGGTGAATGGGTTCGTGGAGCTGACCCCCGGACCCCCCAGTTGGAACCGAACGGAAAGCCCCCGCAAGTGTTTGAAGACCCACACGGCTGCGGGAATTTCGAGCAAGTACTGGCTGCTTATGGCATGACAACAGTTTCTCGTCTTTTTTATATGTCTGGCctttggagtggggggggggatatagaAAGAagcttaaccccccccccaaaaaaaaaaaaaaaaaaaaacaatggcggGGTGTGTGTACTGACATATTAACCACGAGACGTAACGCTAAAAAGATATCATCTTTTTACATCcctctctgaaaaaaaaagttttgaaaatcatacatctgagggggaaaaaaatgcctttgaacaggggtgtgtagactttttatatcatCGGAAACCCCGTCGAATGCCCCTAGAAGAATTCATCTTTAAATCTATTTTGTCTGCCCGGGAACGGCGCCCTGAATTGTGCTCTTTTAAAGCCGTTTTTTTTACGCCGCAATGATCtgcatgtatgattttttttcattttttttttttt
Proteins encoded in this window:
- the nkx2.1 gene encoding homeobox protein Nkx-2.1, coding for MSMSPKHTTPFSVSDILSPLEESYKKAAAAAAAAASMEAAAGTGTGGGGGGGGYRQLQGTPQAAMQQQQQQQQHHHHHHHHHMGPTVGGGGGGGGGGAGGVSYHMSAAGVPQLSHGYCNGSVPGAGDLHAASYQAAEGVRAAGWYGASPAAAAAAAAAAAAAAADPRFSTISRFMGSSPGMNMGGVGAVGAMGGMGGLGSLAEAHAKAGVHGSLSAAPRRKRRVLFSQAQVYELERRFKQQKYLSAPEREHLASMIHLTPTQVKIWFQNHRYKMKRQAKDKVSQQQLQHQEGGSCSQQQQQQQQQSPRRVAVPVLVKDGKPCQGSGPAAAQQHQHQQHQHQHQHQHQQHHAHPHPHPHPHPHPQQAANVMLMSGQQQQPQQVEGHSPDLQGGPPLSASPPALLHSQVAGLSHLNSPAAGGEYGSALQCSALLYGRTW